The sequence TAGTCTCTGAACCTCGGTTTTCTTGTGTAAACTGGCAAAGAGACCGTGTGAACTGTGTTCCCTGGGGCCAAgagattccaagaaggaaaacctgGGATTCCTGGGACTGGGATGACGGCCAGGGGCCGGAACGGGAGGGGTACGTGGGGGAAGGCTGGGGGGCAGCCCAGATAAGGCTTTCAATACTGGGTAGCAGCGTCTACACAGACGGAGATCCCTGCATCTCACTACAGGGCTGACCAGTGGCCAGAGGTGGGACTGGCCAGGCTCGGCCCAACCGAGTCTGGGAGCAGAGGACACTGAGAGAGGGATCCCCAGGCCCACTTTCACTGGCCTGTGGCTGTCCTGACACCACAAGAGAGGTCCAGGAGCTGGCCTTGGGTCCTAATGGGGGACACCTTCCTGGCTGCAGGCTGGCAGCGTGGTGTGGTGGTCAGTGAACTGGGCTCTGCGTCTCCGTCCCTACCTGCTGTGTGACAGTGGGCCagacacctaacctctctgtgcctgtttcttcAATGGCGAACAAGGACACTAGCAGCCCCCACATCCGGGCATAGTGGCCTGAAGGTTAAAGGCAAGGGTGGCACGAGACCTACAGCAAGAGCTCTgagcagggagagcagggagctgcccagggagttccaccaccatctcccctctGGTCTccgaggaaaccgaggctcatgGTGACCTGACCCAGGTCTGTTGGACTCAGGGtccttctcatccccaagatcagagggctgccaccagggaaggagctggcccctagacacagcccaggaagcacacagggaaggatgccttggggacttcggtatgttattgcaaaaaaaaacacatttattgctATTTGAACCCTGCTTTCATGCCTCCATTACCCAGAAAGTGAGCCACgggagacaccaggagaggcaggagaccaTCCTCCTTGCACAATACCCACTGCCTCGGATGCTGTCCTCAGTGAGGGTGGCTAGTGGTCAACCAGGGGGCCCACCCGCAGAGTGGCAGAGGCTGTAGGTTGACCCTGCGGACGTTGAGCTCTGTGGCGAAGGTCCTGGCCTTCTGGTAGAAGAAGAGCGACTTCTCGCAgtccaggaggaagttgtggGAGATGGTGGCCGGCCACGTGTAGATCTTCAGCtgtgccttgttgcccaggtccacGGCGGCTGCCAGTGCCAGCTGGTAGTACCCGGCTGCATCAAACGGATCCTGAAAGGGACAGGccgtgctgagcaaaagggggactCGGAGCCCGTCTTCCCAGAGGCCGTTCCTGTCTCCAGGTCATTCCACATGTCCATCCGATGCTGGCTTACCCCATGAGCCCCGAAGCCTGTGAcactgctgtggtctcagctgcaggaggtggggatgaCCCTGACACCCCTGGAAGCCTTCCTGACTGTCCCTACACCCCAATcaccccaagcctcctgccccagtgccaccctatctgcaggcagtggctgctttccccatgggctgaggtcagggcagatcCCGCCTGCTCTGAGAGTTCGATGCAGGACCCGTGGCTCCAAGCCACAGCAGGGGCACAGCGTTGAGTGACctaggctcccctctggcccctgtCCATGCTGACCATTTCCAGGCCCTCCAGGGGCCAGGCCAGGTACAAAACCATCTCTCAGGTGTCCTCTCTGGCAATGCTCCCTGAAATATTGACGGAATGTGACTCCCCAGACATCCACTCCCATTTTCAATGCATCTTTGGCTCAAACTCACCATCCCTGGGTTGGGATGCTGTCTCCCAGACTTCCTCCTTCACCCTCCCATGCCCCACCCGGCTTCTCCCCAGGCACCTCCTCCACATGGGGGTCACCCAAGGGACCTCTCTAagacccatgcctggcctgtccctcttTACCATCTCAAGATGGCTCCCAGGGCCAATGACAAAGTCCAAGATGCAGCAGTCCATTCCCTCACTGCCCCGCCCCACACACGGAGCAGGGGCGTGAGAAGTCCCCGAGTCACGGCCACTGCTCATCCAATGCTCCCAGCCCAGCCGAACACTGGACTCTGCGCTGGGTGTGTGGCTGAGCCTAACGTCCTTGCTCCCAGTCTGAAGGACTTAAGAGTCAACACTGACCACACAGGGTGGCCCGGGCTGTggcagagggaagcccaggagcctGTGGGGTCCCCAGGAGGCCCCAGACTCAGCTGGGGGTGGaaggcaaaggcttcctgaaggggtgggGGCTTCCCAACTAAACAGGAAGGAGCCAGTCAATGCATATGTCTCTGCGTGTGCCTGTGCTCGTACGTGTttgtgtgcctgcatgtgtgtccctgtgtacgtgcctgtgcctgtgtgaaATTGCGTGTGCATTTCCGTGTGCCTGTAGTGTGTGCagcagctagtgagtggcaggCTGAGCCAGTAAACACCTAATCCACCCTATTCCAAGGCTCACTCTCACGTGTAAAGGGGACCCCATTTTAGAGGCAATCGGCAAAGATGCCCATTTTCCCCTGCTTCTCTGCCAGCCTTCCAGACTCCATCCAGCCCGgctttttctcccactcctctgggccctgggtccagagcctcctATACAAGGAGAAGGGTGTAGCCTTGGAAAGACAGCTGCCCTTGGGGAATTCTAAGGGGGCTTCCCTGTGGGAAGCTGGCCTGTGCTGACAGCACAGTCACGATGAGGcccagagggctgtgcatgggaaggaggactgtgcatgggaaggaggtgaaggggGGTTGTGAAGGGGAAGGAGGACTGTACATGGGAAGAAGGACTGTGcaggggaaggaggtgaaggaggactgtgcatggcaaggaggtgaaggaggcctCTGCCCCTCGACCCCAACAGTGGACTTTGGCCTCTCAGGTACTACTtggccctttcctttctcctggacagGCGGAGTGGGTGGCAGGCTTGACCAAGAGAGATAAAGGCCTCTTCTGGGAGGCCCGTCCTCCTGGGTCCCAGGTGAGCCCCTGAGCGGTGAGCAGTGTCCCCCTGGGCCTGACACTTGGCACCTCCCtgtctggctgggacttgggagtCCACAGGGACCACTTCTGACCACCAGGTGTCGCCAGCACTGGGCTGAGGCGTCCCGGGCCGCCGTAGGCCTGCGGTGGGGAATACGGGGCAGGGTCTTAGGGCTGCCCCAGCTCCTTATGTTGTTCTAAGGCCCCCAAGATCTCGGCCCCTGGACTAGAGTGCCCTGGCCCCTCAGCCCATAAGGAGCACTGACGCGGTGCCAGTGCGATGCTGAGGAGGGGCGGTGCCTCCTGGGCAGAGGGGTGGAGACAGCCCAGGTCTGAGTCTGCCAGTCCCAGCTCTCCAgccctgcagggctgggggcagagggagcaCAGCACGTCCCCTCCAGACCGACCCGACCCAGCAAGGCCTaggcctggctggctggggcctCGCCCCAATAcacctgccctgagctggggtttccctgtctgtgaacccaatggtaagacactggtcccaccccacccttcctgggtggTGTGAAGATTCAAGGTGTCTCGGGACTCTAGGAAGGAGTTGCTCAGTGCAGGCTGGCACCCTGGGCAGGTTTCCTAGAGGAGGTGCCAGGATTTGGGTTGGATCTTGCAACGTGGATTCAATGTGAGGATGATGCCATCCTCTGAAATGTCACTCTCCCGAccctgttttctttgttaaatgcaacttgacacttgactgtcaagactcagctttggtgtcacctcctccaggagggcccCCTGACTACAATCCCCCTTCTTTACTCAGAGGCCACCATTGCCCACTCGTGTGTTAGCCTCCGTGGCTGAGACTGAGTTCCTGAGGGTGGGACCTGGCCATCTTGGGAGCTGGATTATATCTGCTAAGCTTGCTGGCTCCTCCAGCTGGGTACAGAGCTCCAGGGAGGCCACTGGGCCATTCCTAAggaaggctggaacccaggcctctgGGATCCCACCCCGAGGGGGCTGGGAACACTCCGAGCCCTGCCCCTCCTACCCACCTTCAGGTCATAGAAGATGATATCACCGAGCATCAGGTACAACTTCACGTAGTACAGGGTCTCCTCGTCGAACTCCAGCGGCGAGTTGCAGAGCTACAGGGCCTTGAGGTAGAAGTGCTCCGCCAGCTTGTCATGGCCCAGCCGGTGGTGCAGGGCGGCCAGCCGGTGGTAGGCCACGCGCTCGTTCAGCCGGTCACCTGGGGTGCAGGCcaaaggggcaggtgtgaggacgtggctccctggggcagggagggcacaggcccctcaggagcaggTATGCAGACCCCAGGCAGCACACCTGACTTGcctccaggcacctgtggtcacctGGGCAGCTCTGGCCATTCTCTTCCAGGTTCCCAGACTCActttcccatctgcaaagcagAACTAATAAGGCCTGCCCCTGTCTACTGTGAGGCTTTGGCAAAGTGGGACTTGgatggcccagctctgtgtctacacatagccacctgcctttgctcactggtTTTAACCAGAGGAGCCCAAAAGCCATGCAGTCCAGGTACTCCCGGGCTCCCTGgctccaggcaacccacagaCATGACATCTGACTCCTCCTGGGTGTGTCACGATCAGAGTCCCCTACCTTGGGGAGTCagctgcacacctactgtgtacagGGCCACGGGACACAAGGCGCTGGGGCATGTGGCCTGCCTAGGGTTCTCTGTCTCTGGAGGGGGACAGATgaccctggcacagcaccaggggATGCCCGGCCTTAAGGGGCAGACTGCTGGAAGAGGAACCGGGATTTTATCAGCCAGAGAGCCGTGTGGTTGATGAGGGTGGGAAGGGAACAAGAGAAAGGGAATGTGCCACTCAGCCTGACACATACAGGGACCAATGAGATGCCTGGcatgtctggaaggcagagggcacactgggcggcccttgtggtcagcagcgggaacaggcagaggaagcagagctcagtCAGGCAGGGAACTCTGCACTGCGTGAGAGACCTCGGGCTGTTCCTCACAGCCGGACGGGGAAGCCAGTTgggcagatctgcctgcctggacaggagaccaggaaaatccagcagctgtttcagctcctggcctgcagacctggaggctgggctctggcaaaGTGTGGGTCCTGGCAGGGCAGCGGCTCAGGGGACTTACCCAGAGTGATGCTGAGTGCTAGGGCCATGTAGGCAAACTCCAAGCCCTCCTGGGGCTTCTCCAGTGTGGCCAGGAGTGCCACCAGCTTGTTGCACAGCTGTAGCTGCAGCTCCACCTTGCGGTTGCCCGTAGTCACTGCCAGGGGCAGGGACTGGTCCtaccacacaggcaggtggggtcaggTTTCCCACAGCACCCACCTTGCCCAGCGcccttctcagagctcaaacatgtGCTTGGAGCTTCCCAGGCCCCAGCTACCCCTGCACCTCGACACAGCTCTGTGCTCTGGGATAACACATAGTTCAGACACCCAAGTTGGGGGCTGAAGAGTCACCTGCCGCCCATCTAGCTACACCCGACAGCCTCagaccagcctctcccacctcGGAGACCCACCGGGGGTCTGACTGGGGGAAGCCAGCACTCCTCTCCGCTCTAAAAACACCACATTTatctgtgcccagggctgagccacaccgtgagctcagaggaagggagaagctgCCCCACTCTGGGATgcatgcagacctgggcctcccactggtatgctgtgtgtcctttgacatatccctgtgcctctctgagcctcggtttcctcatctggaagatggggacAGGACTTCCCCCTCATGGTTGCTTGAGGTCATCAGGTACAAGGGTAGAGCCATTGTCATGTCCAGGCCCTGAGCGTTTGTCCCGGGCAGGGGCATGGTCAATATCATTCCCAGTGAGACCACTTGGAAACTCATCATGTGCATGGGTGGCCCTGCCTCCAGGTGTGAGGCCTCTACCCTGCTacacctgtgcctcagccctccaggtgccccactgaggcccacccacatcagcccacaggccagctcacCCGGTAGAAGGACATGCCTTCCTCCCGCTCCCAGGCCCCATTGAAGAAGATGTCTCCAGCTTCCTcaaacagctccagccccaggttggGGTCGCCTGTGTACAGGTCCACATTCTGTGCcacctgaaaggagacagaagttccCTCAAGACCCACACCTAGCGAGGAGGCTACGTGCGCCTTTGCCAGGCTCCTTCCTCTCACACAGTACAGGTACACCTgagcatttttcagaccctgtgcaTGAGGGTTGCTCCCACCACTGGCATGAGGACAATGAACTGATGCACCTGAGTGCCGggaggtgactgagcagctgcagcccaggagcctGATACCTGTGAATCCTACCAACAGGGTTAGCCCTAGCCCACTCCACctgcactcaaaccagtctccgtggcccccagattgctgggagcccagcccctGGCTCCTTTCTGCGTTGCCACATCCCTGCCACATCAACAGTGTttgtgggtgggcctggtcccctcttgaccatgagctcttgatccctctcctcagctcaaggaggtatacagcaggtgctcaataatgaaagCTTCACCAGGCTCGTGTGCTTCACAATTTGTTCCAGATCACACTGCGTTTGggaaagcctctgaaaacagcCACTATGATTAAGATTCATTTTGTAAGGAGATGTGCCACCTGTCGCTTGGAGcaagttcttctgtgtgttaactCAGTGGTCACATTATTTGAGCATGTGCTGTATACCAGCAGGTGCTGGGCACTGTGAGGGGCTgcgcctctgccctcagggagaaga is a genomic window of Chlorocebus sabaeus isolate Y175 unplaced genomic scaffold, mChlSab1.0.hap1 unalloc_scaffold_643, whole genome shotgun sequence containing:
- the LOC140711328 gene encoding SH3 domain and tetratricopeptide repeat-containing protein 1-like, translated to MLGDIIFYDLKDPFDAAGYYQLALAAAVDLGNKAQLKIYTWPATISHNFLLDCEKSLFFYQKARTFATELNVRRVNLQPLPLCGWAPWLTTSHPH